The window acagaaaaacaaacggAACACTTTGTCGGCAATGTTACATTCCACATCGAATAAAGTGAAGCCTCATTATGTACAAAAAAAGATGCTGCTCAAAGATTAGCGCCCCCTGGCCCCTcgtttttgtgcttttttgtaGCGTCGATTTTAAGTGGTGTAGTCATCACAGCTTGATGCAAAAAATCTGCTTAAAACATCTCCCAATTTTATTCAATCTTACAAAtggtgaaaaacaagaaaaaaaacttcatttACAATGGGTAATCTGTTAAAAACTTCAGTCATTTAGGTACATCTCAGTCATAAAACCAGTAATATCAAAGTCTATACAACGTGCATTACTACAGAGTTTTGAAATGGTGGAAATCTAAATGGAAAGTGATGAGCATCTATTGTTTTTGACAGTTAACTAAGTCTAGTTCATTCAGGAATGGTTGTGTCCACAGGAGCGTCGAGCTTTAAAGAGTTGTAAACAACTGTGCACTGCAAAGACAACATGTAAGACTTGGTTTCCCTTTAAAAAAGATCACAATGTGTCACATCTTGCAGACACAGCTTTAGCTGCTACATCCAATTGCCCAGCACCAAATACTTAAGATTAAATATGTCAAATTCAGCAACATGTCAACACAGTCATGGTTtcatgtagaaaaaaaacaaaaaaacactcacactcacattcgCACTTTCACACTCACCCACGTCACAAATGCAAGCACCAATGAGCAGTGAAGAAGCAGCACACTCGCCAGTACACCTCCTGTCCATCACTGCCACGGACATTGCAGTCATTGTGGACGGGGTGGTTGCAGAATAGTAAACAgaaacaccaacaaaaaaagaaaacaaaaaaaatccctggTTTTAGACAAGTCCTCGCATTCCTTCAGACGGGCTCCATCATCTCCTTCATTCTGGTGTCTtgatcagcaggattactcgGTGGCGGCGGGGGCGGCCTCCGGACTGGCTGCCGTCTCTGGCTCAGCGGGTGAAGCTTCAGCTGgtttctcctctccacctcctgcggcttctccctctgccttcacctcctccactggCTTTggctcctcagctgcagcctcctTGGCTCCCTCCTCACTGGCCTCGGCTGGCTTGGCCTCCTCAGCAGCTGCCTCCTCTGatgcctccttctctccctccactggctctgctgcggctgctccttcctctgcagcctcctcagACTCCTTCTTGGTCTTCCTGAAAGAGAAGCCGCTGAGCTTGAAGGAGGGTTTCTTGAAGGAGAAgcgcttcttcttctgcttgcCGTCCTCGCTGGTGGATGGAGTGCCTTCCTCCGGCTTGGCAGAGGCTTCCCCGTTTGTGGCTGCGGGCTCCTTCTCTCCGTTGGCCTCGGCACCCTCTACTTTCTCGCCTTCTTCTTTGGGCACCTCCTCGGTTGGAGTGCTGCCGTTGGCCTGGACATCAGCTTTGTTGGCCTCCTCTGCAGTCGGAGAGGCATCTCCATTGGTTTTGGCATGGCCGTTCTCCTGGAAaagaacacacatttaattCCTCCACAAATGCATCACCATGCCatttaaatttaacaaaaagGGAGGGGCAGACGCTGGTCTACGTTTGCACATGTGGATGCAAGACTAACACCTGCAACATGTGGCGTGCTCACATTTAATTATATGCACCGACTGGTAGTAACCAATTGGGAAATGACCCtaaaactgcagcagcatctgTTACCAGGAGAGTGACGACAGATCTGTGGCTTTCAGCAGTAGGCTATTCGGTTAGACTGCAGTACCGCAGGGATCCTGGGGGTGGCGTTCGGTGTGGAGACGATGGGAGCCAGATGGAAATTTGGGAATTTTTAATCTGGTTTTAACGCCctgtgttttcaataaaaacgCATTTAACgtcaaataatcaataatcctCACGCACTTTAATGTGTGCTTGGTATAAATCATTGATTTTGTGGGTTGCGTGTGCACAAAAACGTGCTTTCTTTCTTGAACCCGGCAACAAAGGCGTGGTAtcttttttagaaaaaaaaaaatggccaTGCCTCAATGAGAGCGACCGAAACACCAAATCTGCACAAACTGCGCCTGAATCCGATGAAAACATTCGAGTGCAAAcgatgtgaaatgtttgagaagaatttgaaaatgacatttgaatCAATCTCAGTCAGAAACAGGTCATTAGATTTAGTTATTAAATCCCCATATTTGCAAAAcgcaaaacacatgcacgcaACAATTAAAGCGTTTAAACCGCGTTGAAATAATTGCGTTGCTAACAATGTGGCGCTGCGCACAGCGGCAAACTGAGACAAAGCGCTCGCCGGTGAAAATGGATCCGACATGTGGCCACTTTCCCCTGGACGCCGGGTGAGCGTGCGGGTGCAGCTtcggtgaggggggggggaaacatcgGCTCCACGCATCGCCACTAAGgaatcaaacatttattttctaccGACCTGTCCGTTCGTCTTCGCCGCCACGGCCGCACCTTCTGCGGGCTTTTCCACCGCGGCGTCCTCTTTCCCAGCGGTTTTGGAGGTTTGCGCTCCCATGCTTTCTCTCGGTCCAACAAAGGAGCCCGACCGatcaaatgaatgaacaaagACCGCAAAGCTTCCTgcttccccccaaaaaagacactcacgcacgcacgcacgcacacgagCGACACCTCCTTTCTGcgcaaaaaacacacaacgcGACGCGAGAGGAGACCGCAGCAGAAGGAGACGCGGAAAAAATGTGGCGAAGGggctcaaaaaaagaaaagggaaattcTCTCtctcgattttttttttttcctttttttttttttcgctgGAACCCGAGCGGAGTTTTGCAGATGGAGAGAATCGGCCCCCGCCGCAAATGAGATGCGGGAGAACAACGCCCAAGTCCACTGATGAATGGGCGCCGGGGCTATGACGTCACGACCAGCGCGTCCCAGCCAATCACCAGTCCCCGGTATCCAACGAGCAAAGAGTGGGGGGTTGTGGGTTTGGGGGGTGCACGGTGGTCACGGACAATGGAGGAGACACAACAACATGGCCTACAACTTGTCTTCCATTAACGGTACCCTGCAGAAAGTTCCTCTCTAACGGAGCTTTAGAAAACGACCTGTAGATGTGTGATGACTCTGATTCTAAGCAGGCGAATGTTCTCCCCCCACAaacagctgctcctcctgcactgAGGGAAACGCTGTGTttagaaatctgtgtttttcaagAATAAAAATGGCCCccatttgtatttttgcttGTAGCTGATTTTGGGGCTGGGCTGCAACGCAATGTCAATAGTTATCGACAAAATGGATTTGAATCAACATCAATACAACAGAACTCCAATGTATAATGATGTGATACTTGTGCATTGTGTAAATACACTGATGAGGTATTACATGTAATTTATGTGGCTCAGATTTGTCAGTTTGAAACAATAACCTTCACTCAAAAGCAGAAATAAGGCCTTAAAtctaaaagaaataataatgtgacatgtATCCTTGAAATTATCGATATTGATTAATATATGAAGATTTTCttcttgatatcatttttggtCATATCGACCTAAGATGACTTTGAGTTCATGTAATTTTGGTATTTGCTTATTCTGGCCATCCTCTCAAACGTCCAATTAAATAGGCTTTATTTGTAATTGTAACACAATATGATATACAGTAGCACACCCTACAACATGGCTCACAATGGTTGTGTTAGTATATGCTAGCACCAAAACAACAGCATGTTTTGGAGCTGACAAAGCAGAGCTCAGCTGGTCTCATGTTCCATCACCATGCAGCCTCCTGACATATGCTCACTAACAGTAACTATAAGCGCCTGTGCCCACAACTCCCAGCATCCCTCTTCTTGCATAATAGCGTCTTGTCTGCTCGTTGCAGCTGGAGCATCCCAGTGACCCAGATATAATGAGAGTTTATGGtcgtcctctgctgctgctgctccctcctccagcagccTGCAGTGCTCCGACTCCACCACCAGCCACaagtctcctctctctccctccctctgcatgACCCACATCTCCATGGTTACCAGTCCAAAATGGccccgaggaagaggaggctgcgTGTCACCGGCTCGGCAGTCATGACTCCCGGTTGGGGAGAAGTAGGGTGAGAGTGAGTTCAGAACTGTACGCGGTGCAGACAGCAGTTTGGGGATTAGGGCAGCTTCTGTCACCCACCCTCTCTCCGGCATCAGAACTAGGCCATGCTCATTGTTGTGATATTCTGATTACATGCAAAGCTGTGAGTGTTGTGTTGAGCTGCCGTGAAAGAGTAAAGTGGAAGACAAAGCCAAGCAGGGCATGACATGTTTTCAGAAAGCACCGGGGACCCcagacatttcaaacacttcacctgtCAGGAACACACTGTCTGCTATGCCTTTAATATTAAGGATcctagtgtgtgcgtgtgtgtgtgtgtgggtgtgtgtgtgtgtgtgtgtgtgtgcgtgtgtgtgtgtgtgtgtgtgcaagagcTGCAGGCTTCAAATCAACACAACCTTCAATAATTTATAATAAGTTATGTCAAATCTAACCATTCAATGCCACCATCCAGAAAACAAGGAACcattttttcaaatattgttatttggtttatttaaaaaaaatgtattgaccACACAagtatttttgttatttgtattttaggCCTCTTGCCAACCAGTTGCGTTGTCCATTTATGGTAAATGTTCACCTCTGCCCCATGTTTAATGATGTCAGTTTAGAGTAAGAACTTGACAATCTGTACATAATTcccttcattaaaatgaaaagcattttcttcttttagtggacaaaaacaatatttataacCCAGGAAAATAGgtataatgttttatattctgaaaaaacattattaaagatAACTAACTTTAGATGTTGCTGCATTTACTGATATACAAGCATGAAAGTCTGAAATGAGCCTAGAAAGGTCATCCCACTGTCTAACAATACTTCCTGcccacacacattacattacattacatttagctgacgtttttatccaaagcgacttacaataagtgcattcaaccatgagggtacgaacccagaacaagaatcaagaaagtacaattttcttaaagaaagccaaactacaaagtgctataggtAAGTGCCATAGAAGTGCCACTAAATcgctattttttttatttcatttttttaattcatggtatagtcggaagagatgtgtttttagtttgcggcgggagatgtgtagactttctgccgtcctgatgtcattggggagctcgttccaccattcAGGAGCCACCATTTATGGAACGAATAGGTTTGCAGATATGACATCAAAATGTGTCAAGATACTAAAACAAGCTCAAAGCATCAAGCATAAGTTCATTGTCAGGTAAAAATCATAAACAGTTCATGGTTGCAGCTTCTCCTGTGTGTGGAGTTGCAGCTTTTTTCTGACttatgtgattttaaatgatgtatCTCTGGCTTCTggacagaagaaaaatacatttgagacCTTTCACTGTTGGAAAATGTGATGAATatctttcactgttttctgacatgTGACAGATAGAGCACCTTGTCCTGTAGTCTGATATACAGTTCTACCAATCATAGAGTGGCTATGACAGAGAGGCAGTTTGATTCCCTACTCCCCCCCTCCACATGTTATAGTGTTATTGACCAAGTCACTAAACTAAATTGATGCATCTGCCAGCATGAATGTGATACGTAAACTAAATGattctatattatattattatattgtatttgacTGATTGTGTTTCTGAGTGTTTTTGCTCTTCAGTCTGATCTGTAATAACATCTGTAAAACTGGAGGAATGCTAAGTGAgtacaggtcaaaggtcaacatcGGGTTTCAGGAACACAAACCTGAGTAAAacttgtaaaatatcaaaaagtaaaatatatataataatgctTGAAAGACAAATTGACTTCTGTTAAATATCTGTGTTGGTTCATGTATTGTTGCCATTTAGATGAGTCAACACATGAGTGTGAAATTTTACCCCccgacacacactcacgctcGTGCTGCCTGTGAAGGCATATGCACATCTACAACACAACCGAcatatttagcttttatttggatattattattgttttatcattcatgttatgttattattgtATTGACTCTTGTAGTTAGTCATgttgatttcacattttctgttttggggAAACATTATTGTCTTTATCGATCCGCCCactactgccccccccccctgcgcTGTATATTCATTCtctatgtatttattgttaaaCTGTTCAAATAGATAATTTACAAATGACAAAATTACAGTCTGGTTGAAGGCTGGCGAAAGGCAGTGGCTGAATTTTGctggtgttttcctctttcattttcttggtCAGCTTCCAGTGAGAGTAGTTAACAcctgaatatgagtgtgtgtgtgtgtgtgtgtgtgtgtgtgtgtgtgtgtgtgtgtgtgtgtgtgtgtgtgtgtgtgtgtgtgtgtgtgtgtgtgtgtgtgtgtgtgtgtgtgtgtgtgtgtgtgtgtgtgtgtgtgtggtgtgtagtgtgtagtgttaAACTCTACAAATAAAACCTCAGACCTCAGCAGGGGGATCCCACTTATTAACAAATTAACAGCCCCTCAGGctcaaagaaaaggaaatcacCTGCTCTTGATTTGAGCTGGAACCAAATCTCTCATATTCTCAGACCTGCATGGTAAAAGccactgtttttaaaatccacatttcaaataaaataaaaataaatacagcaaatCGAACTCTACTTGagttaaacaaaaacagacaatttATCAatcttgtcttgttttttttttttcaatcactCCAGAGAGGAGGCGGTGTCCTGCTACATATTGTAATATCTGATTGGCCGTAAATTCTGTCCATCAAATTTCTATGGTCGATGTGGATCCGCATCAGTCGGACGCAATAACATCTGCGTCAAGATAACGTACAGACACCGGAACACTGAAGGTTTGCATACCAAAATAAAATCCCCAAagcttttattatatttgaaatgttacaTTCTTATTAAAACAGTGCGTTTAACTAAGCTATTTAACAAGGTCAAACCATCAttgcatttatattattttacacagttcTATCTGCTTTATTTGTACTATTTGTCTCTTTCAActtatttttgaatttttacACGGATGcgtccttttttatttctttcacctCTTTGATCCTAACTCTTTATAATCTTATATTTTGCTTGAACATGGATTCAAACCGACTACctctctgtgtatgaaatgtgctgtatGAATAAAACTGCCCGGCCTTGTATAGATtagcttaaaggttcagtgtgtaagatttaggtgaaacaGATCTATTGggagaaattgaatatgaaataatcctagtgatgttttcaccagtgtgtttcatctaaattgtactaattgttgttttctttaccctagaatgggccctttatatttgaatactttatatttacatcgggagtgggtcctctttACgaaggccaccatgttttttacagtagcccaaactggacaaactaaacaccttttgagtttttatcacaactgaagtctaccacaggttctctttcatgtttggaaaggaagggtgaggtgagggatgttcagctgcaacatgcaacttcaccacaagatttcactaaattctacacactgaacctttaaataaataaatttcattgtaattcaaataaatgttgtttttaaaaaaatgcttatctttgttttcacacacCTACATACTTCAAATTGTAAATATCCATCTATATTACACAATCATTTTCTAGTGTttataatattttcatattttatattcatacttgCACAaattccttgtgtgtgtttaaacccCTCTTGGCAATAAACCCTGATTCTAATTGGGGATTCTCATTTAGTTTCAATTACAAAAACCCAGATGGGAGTTTTCTCGTGAAGGGGACTCCCCGGATGTGGTGCGTGTTGCGATGCGCACCCTGACGCGCGTCGCCCTCGTCATCCTCTGTGCGCACGGCGGCGACAGGAGCTGAGGACTCGGCTGCAGAGACGACTCCTGCTCGCTCCGCGGCTCCGACCCAACGCT of the Hippoglossus stenolepis isolate QCI-W04-F060 chromosome 10, HSTE1.2, whole genome shotgun sequence genome contains:
- the marcksb gene encoding myristoylated alanine-rich protein kinase C substrate b codes for the protein MGAQTSKTAGKEDAAVEKPAEGAAVAAKTNGQENGHAKTNGDASPTAEEANKADVQANGSTPTEEVPKEEGEKVEGAEANGEKEPAATNGEASAKPEEGTPSTSEDGKQKKKRFSFKKPSFKLSGFSFRKTKKESEEAAEEGAAAAEPVEGEKEASEEAAAEEAKPAEASEEGAKEAAAEEPKPVEEVKAEGEAAGGGEEKPAEASPAEPETAASPEAAPAATE